Proteins found in one Chrysiogenia bacterium genomic segment:
- a CDS encoding SDR family NAD(P)-dependent oxidoreductase, with protein MSIFTAPKNLQEKVALVTGAASGIGRALSLELARWGAHLILVDRNEVGLAEVARLIRPMGREVACIGADLSTKEGINLAARRAIRQMGQVDILVNNAGIMPLGPVSAMSLPDWEKVLDINVWAPVRMNNLLLPHMISRGHGHIVNVASIAGLLPVPGMTAYALSKFAVVGYTEALRAEISGEGIDVTCICPGFTRTGLAQTKGYGTGGMQEFGARLMEIVGASPERVALQMVRAIRYRKGLSTPGTAGTILPNLMRLSPAFMTGVMGRVYPRLGMNA; from the coding sequence ATGAGCATCTTCACCGCACCCAAAAACCTGCAGGAAAAGGTCGCATTGGTCACGGGCGCCGCCTCCGGCATCGGCCGGGCGCTCTCATTGGAGCTGGCACGTTGGGGGGCCCACCTCATCCTGGTGGACCGCAACGAGGTCGGGCTGGCCGAGGTTGCGCGCCTGATACGCCCCATGGGGCGCGAGGTCGCGTGCATCGGCGCCGATCTCTCCACCAAGGAGGGCATCAACCTGGCCGCACGCCGTGCGATCCGGCAAATGGGACAGGTGGACATTCTGGTTAACAACGCCGGGATCATGCCGCTCGGGCCGGTCTCGGCCATGTCGCTGCCTGACTGGGAAAAGGTCCTCGACATCAACGTGTGGGCGCCGGTACGCATGAACAACCTGCTGCTTCCGCACATGATCTCGCGCGGGCACGGTCACATCGTCAACGTCGCATCCATCGCGGGACTGCTGCCGGTGCCGGGCATGACGGCCTACGCGCTCTCGAAGTTCGCGGTTGTCGGCTATACAGAGGCGCTGCGCGCGGAGATTTCCGGCGAGGGGATTGATGTCACCTGTATCTGCCCTGGCTTCACGCGGACGGGACTGGCCCAGACCAAGGGTTACGGCACCGGAGGGATGCAGGAATTTGGCGCGCGGCTGATGGAGATTGTCGGCGCATCGCCCGAGCGCGTGGCGTTGCAAATGGTACGTGCCATTCGATACCGCAAGGGGCTCTCCACGCCGGGCACGGCCGGCACGATTCTGCCCAACCTGATGCGGCTCTCGCCGGCTTTCATGACGGGGGTGATGGGTCGCGTCTACCCGCGGCTGGGAATGAATGCCTAG
- a CDS encoding SDR family NAD(P)-dependent oxidoreductase translates to MKNLKGKVALVTGAASGIGLACAKELAREGAILVLNDVNGERLEDAAQECRKIGATAYAIQADLARKPDIARLAKQALEQAGRVDLLYNNAGVMYLGPVKEMKLSDWEWIVDINLWGPVRLTQALLPHFLERGSGHIVTTASMAGLVGVPGLTAYSLTKFAMVGYSEALRAEIAGQGIEVSVVCPGIVETGITEIGHYASSEAEKTAKKGMAAGIGYSAGKAAKDIVRGIKRGKGIITLAPGSSSMWALKRISPEAMSRVNRILWRRGKRDLS, encoded by the coding sequence ATGAAGAATCTCAAGGGAAAGGTCGCGCTGGTAACCGGCGCGGCATCGGGCATCGGGCTGGCCTGTGCGAAGGAACTCGCGCGCGAGGGTGCGATCCTCGTTCTCAATGACGTCAACGGCGAGCGCCTCGAGGATGCCGCGCAGGAGTGCCGCAAGATCGGCGCAACTGCCTACGCCATCCAGGCCGATCTTGCCAGGAAGCCCGACATTGCGCGCCTGGCAAAGCAGGCGCTTGAGCAGGCCGGCCGCGTCGACCTGCTCTACAACAACGCCGGCGTGATGTACCTGGGACCGGTCAAGGAGATGAAGCTCTCCGACTGGGAGTGGATCGTCGACATCAACCTGTGGGGGCCGGTGCGACTCACCCAGGCGCTGCTTCCTCATTTTCTGGAGCGCGGCAGCGGCCACATCGTCACGACTGCCTCGATGGCCGGGCTGGTCGGCGTGCCCGGGCTCACCGCCTATTCACTCACGAAGTTCGCAATGGTGGGCTATTCCGAAGCCCTGCGCGCCGAGATTGCGGGCCAGGGGATCGAGGTCTCGGTCGTGTGCCCGGGCATCGTGGAGACCGGAATCACCGAGATCGGTCACTACGCCAGCAGCGAGGCAGAGAAGACCGCCAAGAAAGGCATGGCGGCGGGCATCGGCTACTCCGCCGGCAAGGCGGCCAAGGACATCGTCCGCGGAATCAAGCGCGGCAAGGGGATCATCACCCTGGCGCCGGGTTCGTCCTCCATGTGGGCGTTGAAGCGCATTTCCCCCGAAGCCATGAGCCGCGTCAACCGCATCCTCTGGCGGCGGGGAAAGCGGGATCTCTCCTGA